The following nucleotide sequence is from Caldicellulosiruptor saccharolyticus DSM 8903.
CTTTATCATCTTTGGAGGTACATCTCTTAAAAGCTTGACTATATAAAACAGTGATAATTAGTAAACAAATTGAAAAACTTATTAAGATAATAAAAAGTATTGCAGCTATAATCTTGTTTTTATTTTTTTGAGTCTTTGCTATTAAATTCATCTTTCTATCCCTCCTTTTTTACATATGCAAAATATGCTAAAAAGCAAATCAGAGCAGCATACAAAAAGGCTAAAACTATGTTTCCCTGCTTTGTAAAGCTTATTAAACTATATGGATTAAAATCAGCTGCATTCAAATCAGATGAGCCTAAATCCCCCAGCAAAGCATCTGCAATTGTTATTACAATACTCCAAATAAAACCATCATGTCCTAATGTCGTGAATAACATACTTATCCCGTAAATTGCTAAAAGCGCAATGATTGTTTTTAAAATAACCAATAACCCTTCTAAAATGGTCAGGTTATAGTATATTTTATCAGCTGCCGATGTTATTGAAATTATAAGAACTAAAAACATTAGATTATATAGGAAAAGCTCTCTTTTTGAGAACGGCAAAAAATACAAAAGCTCAACATTTTTATTCTTAATATCATTTACAAGCATTGCAGAACATAGAAGTATTATGCCAATAACTCTTATGGTAAAACTTGGTATAAACAATATTAGTGTGAAAAATAGTATTTGACCTGTTTTTTCTTTTAGTTCTTTTCCAATGTAAATATCCATTTTTGTTAGACTTTCTTCGATGTTAAAATTTAAAATTCTTGAAAATTCAAACCTCTTCATTTTTCCACACCTCCTCAAATAAAATCATGGCTGTGTAAAAATCTATTTGATGACTTTTAAGTTCCCTAACACACTCTTTTATTATCTCAATTATCTTTTTATCAACATCAATATCCTTCTTCACAAAATACCCAATCCCCTGTTCTGCTTCTATAAAACCTTCAGCTTTTAGTTTTTCAAGTGCTTTTAAGACTGTGTTTATATTCACATCAAAAATTGCCTGAAGTTCTCTCACAGTTGGAAGCTGTGAACCCTGTTGAAGATTTCCAAGTATTATCTCTGATTTAATCATGTTGACGATCTGCACGTATGCAGGAACACCGCTGTGTTTATCAACTTTTCTTAGCATTTTAATCATCACTCTCTTATAAGTTTTACATAACCTGAAGTTTTGGTTGTAACAGGTGCACTGTAAAGGTTATTGATTTTTACAATACCACCTGTTGCTTCAATGTCCAAAATGCCTTTTTCATTTTCGCTATTTAAAATTTTAATTGTTCCATTCAATCCTGTTGCACTAATATCAAACTCCTCAAATCTTGCTTTTGCACTGATATTCAATCCTGTTGAATCAATTTCAATTTTGTCAAATATTAACTGTGAATTTATATCTGCTCCAGAAGAATCAATCTTCAAAGTCTTCCCCTTAAAATCAGCTCTCAGCTCAAGCCCTGCACAGTCTATAGAGATATCATTTGTTGCTTCAATCTGCCCCTGAATAAAACTGCCACTTGAATTTACTGTTAAATTTTTGAATTTCCCATCCCCTCTTATTTTTAAACCTCTACACAAAACTTTTACATCTCTCAAAGATTTTGTACCAAGTTTTATTTCATATATTGTATTAAACTCTTTATTTCTGTCAAAGACTTTCAAAGTTTTTCCTGAAACTTTTGTTTTGAGCACTGAAGGAAAATAGATGGTATCTTCATCATCAATGAGTTCTAAATCTATTCCGCCTGAACAGGTAATTACAATTTCATCAAAATTCTTAATTGACATATCCTGGTCTGCAGAATAAGTAATTGAATGATAAACCTCAATAAAGCCGCTGCTGGTAATCACATCAGAAATTATTTGTGAAATACTTTTTGATAACCCAGAAAATTTAAAATCTTGCTTATCAGAAGAGTAGTAGTGAAGTTGAGATATAATTGAACCAACAATAACCAATGTGACTAAGGCTACAGCAATAACCATTCCAAAAGAGGTTTTCTTTATTGGAAAAATACTAAATAAAAACAAAATGCAGCTCAATACAAACAAAACTTTTAATGCAGTCCATGGAAAAATCCATGCAAATAAAATTGACAACAGTGATAAAACAAGTCTCATTGTTTGGCTTGTGTGAAATTTTTTAATCTGAAATATGTTAGAGCCATCTTTGGATACAAGATAGAAAAGTCCAAGTGTAATGAAAAAGATGACCACCAGCAAACTAACAAGTCCTAAAATATTTTGATTGTAATGCATAACCTACCCTCCTGTTTGATTTTTATAGTGTTATATAATTATATAACACTAAAATTTGATTCTGTCAACTGTATTTTTCGATGATTTTTAAAATTTTTAAATTATATATTCCGAGTACTTTTGATATGGATAAACGGAATTCTAAACTAATATTTCTAATAAATGTAATTATGATATAATGTATTATATGAAATTATTTCTATCCTGAGGTTGTTGAATAAAAGAAATAACCATGTTATAGTAAACGTAGCAACAAAAGAAAATACCCCTCTTGTGTTATAATTTTAATTTAAGAGAAAATCACAACAAAACACAAGGGGGAAAAATTTCAGAGAATTAAAATATCGAATAAACCAAGACACAGAGTTTAAAAGAGCAATAGGTATGGAAGAAAGTCCAAACTATTCATATTTTGCAAAGTTGTCAAGAACAATATAGAAAGAATACATGCAAGATATAAAGGACATAGTAATAGCTGAAATAAAACCTGATATGAGTATAGCAAAAGTTGACTCGCCGTCGCTGAGAAGTGCCAAAAATGATTTAGAAGCAAAAATAGGTATACATATTACAATAGGATTTTTCAGGGGATACAAATTACATCTTTTGTGTGCAGGTAAAGAAGAAGTAATACCACTTTTCTGAATTTTAGCAACAGCAAACGAACATGACTCAAGACAAAAAGAGCTTTTGTATAGGGCATGGGGCTTGAGCTGTGAGATTGTTTTAGCAGATGCGGGATACGATTGTAGCAGCTGATTTAATATAGCAAATAAGCTTAAAGTTAAATTTGTTGCTGGGATAAATAAAAGAAACATGAAAAATAAAAACAATGTTAGCAATAGTTTTAGAAGCAAGAACATAAGATTTTTAGAAACTGAAGAGGGTAAAAAGCTATACAAGCAGAGAACAAAGATTGAAAGACTATTTAGCAAATTAAAAGGAGAATATAATCCTGAGAATGTGAGGCTCAAGGAATTTAGAAATCATAAAAGATTTATTGATTGGATATTAATTACTTTTCTATTTGAGCAACTTTTTAGAAAATTAGAAGGTAAGAAGTTTTCTTTTACTTATGAATGGAATCAAAAACTTTTGTTTATTTTATGTATTGTTGGTAATATTTATTATTCAACAACCTAATTGATTGTCCATAATAAATATCTACAACATTTTGTACAATAACATTTAACAAACTAATTTTGGTACTATAATCAATTATTCTTATCCCCCAAAATTCAGGACTTATTGCAGGGATTCTTCTGTCTATTAAGTAATAATGAATTTTGTTTTCAGGTATATTTCTTTCAAATTCTAACACATCAAAAGTACAAATATTGTCCATTGATTTCTTAATTCTTTTAATTCGTGAACCATAGACTACTAACAATTTATATTTATTACTATCCACCTTTCTCAGTTTTTCTAATAGTTTCTGGACACGATAGCTTTTATTTTTATCATACCCTAACACTAACAACATATTAACCTCATATTCTACAAAACTGTCTCGCTAAATAATTTTTTCTATTTCTTTGTCACTCTCTATCCAACCAATATAATAAGTTTTAACTTCAAAAGGTATAATAGGATATATATACCACCAAAAAATAAACATACCTACACTGATTGTTAATATTGCCCAACAACCCATCCCTTTTTTGCTTTCACTCTTTTCCATCATAATTACCTATCACCTCTATCTCTACTAAAAATTTATCACACTTATATGAACATTTCGTCTTTCCATTTCTATCTTTAAAATATATGACCTTCCCAACAGGTAATACTTTTATTCCGAAAGGATTATACGAAAGTCCAACCGGCCTTGGAAAATTTTTGTGCCTTTTATAATTCTCTAATTGCTCAAGCTGTTCGTAAAAAGAACTCTGGTCTAAAGCAATTCTTGGAAAACATGTGCCCCCGAAAAAACTCAATGAGCCATCAAACCCCTCTACTTTCTCAACATCCTGCGTTTCTAAAAATGCCTGTGCCACGTTACCAAGGGTAACTAATTTTTTATCTTTTTCACTTATTGTTGCTTTAGTGTCTATAGCATCAAGCAGACCATTATTACAACTTAGCAATACTAGTTCCTTTATTTTCTTTTCCTTTAATTTCCTTATTTCAGTTGCTGAATCATCGTGTAGTGTCTTCCCATCTGGATTGACTGTTAGGTTTTCTTTATCTGTTTTTTTATCACCATCAATGTCTCTATCATTATTTATCATTATAGCATAATACTTACCGTGAAAAAACAAAATTACATCGTCAATCCCATCATCTTTCATATTATTCCATTCTTTACCAAATACTTCCTCTGTTTCTACTTGGATGGCTTTAACCTGTTCTATACTTTTGTATCCATTTTTAAATCTAACCCATTTTCTCGCAAACTCTGCTTGTGATTTAAAGTTTTTTGGATCATAAAATATATAACTTATTCCCTTTGTGTTATTAAAAATACCCCTGCTAAAATCTTTGCTAAACATCAGTGGATCAACTTCTACTGGTCGCCCTGAATATCCGTAATTTACATCAAATCTAATATTATCTATCAACACAGCTGTCGTATATATGGTATCAACCACATCTTTAACGCTAAATTTCAAAACTGCATTCTGCCCTCTGAATGGTGTTACATCAAATTCTGTGGTCTGCCAGTCTGTCATCCATACATCGCCTTTATCAAACACTATCTCAGGTGAAACATTTATTAAATTCCCACCGTTAGTTTCTGTCGCATTAAACATTGAAGCTATTTTATTTATGTCCAAATCTAAAATCTTAACCTCCTGCCCATTTTCACCCTCTAAGGTTATTGTTACAACAAATGGATCATCGTAGCGTGAACCTATCCATTCTAAAAATTCTTCTGATAAAACATTCCAATCAAATATTAACTTGTTGGCATATTCAGGTATAAATATTCTTTGCTTTAGCTCACCATGTTCTAACGTATAGCCTAAACCTGTTGAAATAATCCCCATCTTGCTTCCATCTGTCGGCTTTACAAAGCCAAGCCCAGTTGTTGCTCTCCCATCTCCGTCCGTTTGCCACCCAATAAGGTCATTTTCAAAACTACCATTAATCTTATTGTTAGCGTAATTGATTCATTCATACTATCCGAAATAACAATAGTTGCTCTTCCATCACTATTGGTCGTAACAGAACTTGGTGCAGTTGCATTGCCTGTAACACTTATTGAACAGATAACATTCGGTACTGGTTTGCCAAACTTGTCCACTATCGTAAATGATATTTTATGTTCAATATTGCATTCATATTCATTTCGAATTTGATCAAAAATTATATCTGTTTCTCTGTAAATTAAATCTATATCCTCTTTGCTACTCTGTACATTTAAAGTACTTCCTCTAAAAATTATTTTATTTCCCAGTATCTTTCCTTTCAAAGTAAATATTCCCGAATAAATAGTAACAGTTCCTTTGGGCGCATAAATGATACCCTTTATATTAACCCAGAACCATTAAATGTAATATTACCTGTTTCAGAACAAATAACACTCCCATCTTTAAAGCCAATTTCACTTTTCACCACATTAATTGAAATATCTTTCGTTGCTATTATATAGTCATTAGTTGTAAATTTCGAACCATTTACAAAAATACTCCCATTAGCAACGATAGATTTCTCGAATACTATACTGTTCCCATGATATTTCAGGTCAGCTTCAAATACCTCAGTATTTTCACTTGCTATTGTTTTAATCTCAGTAGTATAATCTGACATATCAATAATGGGTGCACATTCAATTTCTTTGGTTATTAAAGCTTTTGCATTCTTTGCACTCACTTTACCTGAAGCTTCACATACACCGTCAATAACAAGCTCTGAACCTTGATACACAAAGTCCGCATTAGTATGCACATCACCCTTTATGCTGATTCTTGAACCATTCAGTAATAATGCGCTCTCTCGACTTGCAGAAAACAAAGCATAATCAACAGCTTCCCGTCCAGACATCTGAACTTCTCCATCAGCAGCAAACATATTGAACGGTAAAAATTGGAGTACCAAAAACATTGCTAAAATCATACTTAAAAACTTCTTATTTCTTGCATTCATTACACTTTCCTCCTCCAAATTTTAAAATTTAATTTAGCCTTTTGCAGAACGCTCAATATGAGCGTTATCAATCATTTAAAACATCTAAACAGTCTGGTCACTTTCCTCATATTTGTAATAT
It contains:
- a CDS encoding GntR family transcriptional regulator, which codes for MLRKVDKHSGVPAYVQIVNMIKSEIILGNLQQGSQLPTVRELQAIFDVNINTVLKALEKLKAEGFIEAEQGIGYFVKKDIDVDKKIIEIIKECVRELKSHQIDFYTAMILFEEVWKNEEV
- a CDS encoding Ig-like domain-containing protein produces the protein MKGKILGNKIIFRGSTLNVQSSKEDIDLIYRETDIIFDQIRNEYECNIEHKISFTIVDKFGKPVPNVICSISVTGNATAPSSVTTNSDGRATIVISDSMNESITLTIRLMVVLKMTLLGGKRTEMGEQQLGLAL